In Thalassoglobus sp. JC818, one DNA window encodes the following:
- a CDS encoding PQQ-binding-like beta-propeller repeat protein: MIRNIASTALLVGFCTSLCSISIAEENWSYWRGPAYSGVSGEKNLPAEWDPEGGEGSNVVWAQEIPIRATPTLMNGKLYALTTANPEDEALMGEKVVCIDAETGSTVWEHVFNVYLSDVPAERIGWSSVACDPETGNVYALGVCGYFCCLNGETGQLMWQHPQYKSLHEEFGLLSTYGGRTNFPIVHENNVIISAVTIGWGDTAKPAHRFIAFDKRNGVPVWMNGTSLLPDDTTYSAPVLAVIDGELQMIFASGDGGIHSMHPRTGKILWSYFVSGRGVNTAPLVVGNRVYCGHGEENLDTTDMGAVFCIDATKRGDITRTGEIWRKTGIFNGRSSPIMIDGRLYVADDRAKLHCLDADTGESLGDPVRMGTMMRANLLYADGKIYAHEANGRGYIMTPTETGADIIHKFRFQRGEEAHGSPIVSEGRIFIPTTGNLYCIGLPDAEVEIDPLPPMPAETKPSGPNNPAEAQIVPAELLLRPGYRQGFHVRLYNDRGQFVRMAAAAEVQYELTGPGSIDDYGLFQVGRDVDQPVATIVNAKVGNLTTQARVRTIPELPWAFDFSDGQIPLPWIGMAYRHVPLDFDLLMSLRKDDPMASDLYIYLMSEFENFAPKRVFDDSSPQLRWSALLQFLNIADGANRPKDVEAAQAALGSSLQRLIDEKVVASADWTTWDRPTSEEGVFAAEPRLTIQRGPRRIDGNGVLCKITTIPKGARSQGWIGHPDLHDYTIQSDVYAFERNGKLPDIGLIAQRYTIDLMGASQQIQMRTWTPQLNRFSVNVPFSWEADQWYTIKFSAAVEDNKAVLRGKVWKKGEEEPSEWMIEGVDEVPNTIGSPGFFGNAKDAEIFYDNLSVIRNN, encoded by the coding sequence ATGATACGAAATATTGCATCTACCGCTCTCCTTGTCGGGTTCTGCACATCGCTGTGCAGCATCTCCATCGCTGAAGAAAACTGGTCCTATTGGCGAGGCCCTGCCTACAGTGGCGTTTCGGGAGAAAAGAACCTTCCCGCCGAATGGGATCCCGAAGGTGGCGAAGGGAGCAACGTTGTCTGGGCACAGGAAATTCCAATCCGTGCCACTCCAACGCTGATGAACGGAAAGCTGTACGCTCTGACGACAGCGAACCCCGAAGATGAAGCTCTGATGGGCGAGAAGGTCGTCTGCATCGATGCAGAAACCGGAAGCACTGTCTGGGAACATGTCTTTAACGTTTATCTGAGTGATGTCCCGGCAGAACGAATTGGCTGGTCCAGCGTCGCTTGTGATCCAGAAACCGGAAACGTCTACGCACTTGGCGTGTGTGGATACTTCTGCTGCCTGAACGGCGAAACCGGACAGCTGATGTGGCAACACCCTCAGTACAAGTCCCTGCACGAAGAGTTTGGTCTTCTCAGCACCTATGGTGGTCGAACCAACTTCCCGATTGTTCACGAAAACAATGTGATCATCAGCGCAGTCACAATCGGTTGGGGAGACACCGCTAAACCTGCTCACCGGTTCATTGCGTTCGACAAACGAAATGGCGTGCCCGTCTGGATGAACGGAACTTCACTCCTGCCGGACGACACGACTTACAGTGCTCCAGTCCTAGCTGTCATCGACGGCGAACTTCAGATGATCTTCGCCTCTGGTGACGGGGGAATCCACTCGATGCATCCTCGTACAGGAAAAATCCTGTGGAGCTACTTCGTGAGTGGACGTGGAGTGAACACGGCTCCTCTCGTCGTTGGCAATCGAGTCTATTGCGGACACGGTGAAGAAAACCTTGACACAACCGACATGGGCGCGGTTTTCTGCATAGACGCTACTAAGCGAGGAGACATCACACGAACTGGTGAGATCTGGCGCAAGACTGGAATCTTCAATGGTCGTTCCAGTCCCATCATGATTGATGGTCGACTCTACGTCGCTGACGACCGTGCAAAACTTCACTGCCTCGACGCCGACACTGGTGAATCGCTCGGAGACCCGGTTCGAATGGGAACCATGATGCGAGCCAATCTGCTTTACGCCGATGGCAAGATCTACGCTCACGAAGCCAACGGACGGGGTTACATCATGACGCCGACCGAAACCGGCGCTGATATCATCCACAAGTTCCGTTTCCAACGCGGAGAAGAGGCTCACGGTTCGCCCATCGTTTCCGAGGGACGCATCTTCATCCCGACGACCGGAAACCTGTATTGCATCGGGCTGCCGGATGCTGAAGTCGAAATCGATCCGCTTCCGCCGATGCCTGCGGAAACAAAACCGAGCGGCCCGAACAATCCAGCTGAGGCTCAAATTGTCCCAGCCGAACTCCTGCTTCGCCCTGGATACCGACAAGGTTTCCACGTTCGACTTTACAACGATCGCGGGCAATTCGTCCGAATGGCAGCCGCTGCTGAGGTTCAGTATGAACTGACAGGTCCAGGAAGCATTGACGACTACGGACTCTTTCAGGTCGGCCGAGATGTTGATCAGCCGGTTGCGACAATCGTGAATGCGAAGGTCGGAAACCTCACAACGCAGGCTCGCGTTCGAACAATCCCTGAACTCCCATGGGCGTTCGACTTCTCAGACGGCCAGATTCCGCTTCCATGGATCGGAATGGCTTATCGTCACGTGCCGCTCGACTTTGACCTGTTGATGTCGCTCCGCAAAGACGATCCGATGGCTAGCGATCTCTATATCTATCTGATGTCTGAGTTCGAGAACTTTGCTCCAAAACGCGTCTTTGACGACAGCTCGCCACAGCTTCGCTGGTCCGCACTTCTGCAGTTCCTCAACATTGCCGATGGTGCAAATCGCCCGAAAGACGTGGAAGCTGCCCAAGCAGCATTGGGAAGCTCACTTCAGCGACTCATCGACGAGAAAGTCGTTGCATCAGCCGACTGGACCACTTGGGATCGTCCCACAAGTGAAGAAGGTGTTTTTGCTGCAGAACCACGCCTCACGATTCAGCGAGGTCCACGACGCATCGACGGAAACGGTGTTCTCTGCAAGATCACAACAATTCCCAAGGGTGCCCGCAGCCAAGGCTGGATTGGCCATCCTGATCTGCATGACTACACCATTCAGTCAGATGTTTACGCCTTCGAACGGAACGGAAAACTTCCGGACATCGGTTTGATTGCTCAACGCTACACGATCGACCTGATGGGCGCTTCTCAGCAAATTCAGATGCGAACGTGGACGCCTCAGTTGAACCGGTTCTCCGTGAACGTCCCGTTCTCATGGGAAGCCGACCAGTGGTACACCATCAAGTTCTCTGCTGCCGTTGAAGACAACAAAGCAGTCTTGCGAGGTAAAGTCTGGAAAAAAGGCGAAGAGGAACCTTCGGAATGGATGATCGAAGGTGTCGATGAAGTCCCGAACACAATCGGAAGTCCTGGCTTCTTCGGAAATGCCAAGGATGCAGAGATCTTCTACGACAACCTCTCAGTGATCCGAAACAACTAA
- a CDS encoding aldolase/citrate lyase family protein — MPDQEDGEISLSLKQKLRQGELVNVFAVSRLYHPNLIEVYGFHGGFDGFWIDAEHADFSTQDIEHAAAVGRSHSLDCFVRIPPDDYSLVTRCLESGATGVMAAQIQSAEHAEQFVQWSKFAPRGNRGLNAGCYDGRFGTVPVAQFCAEANERSFVAIQVETIGALQECEAIAAIEDVDLLFIGPSDLSQALGVTGDFLHPKCLEAVEKIAAACQKNNKALGAVTTNPEHAAMLRSHGCQMLSPTNDVRTFQAGVKAVAETFRDFF; from the coding sequence TTGCCAGATCAGGAAGATGGGGAGATTTCATTGTCGTTGAAACAGAAGTTGCGACAGGGCGAGTTGGTCAATGTCTTTGCGGTGAGCCGTCTCTATCACCCAAATCTGATTGAGGTTTACGGCTTTCACGGTGGATTCGATGGATTCTGGATCGACGCTGAGCACGCCGATTTTTCGACTCAAGACATTGAACACGCCGCAGCGGTCGGACGGTCGCATTCTCTCGACTGTTTCGTCCGAATTCCTCCAGATGACTACTCGTTGGTCACACGCTGTCTGGAATCTGGAGCGACTGGTGTAATGGCTGCCCAGATTCAATCCGCCGAACATGCGGAACAGTTTGTCCAGTGGTCGAAGTTTGCTCCTCGCGGCAATCGTGGCCTGAACGCGGGATGCTATGACGGTCGATTTGGAACGGTTCCTGTCGCTCAATTCTGTGCAGAAGCCAACGAACGGTCGTTTGTTGCGATCCAGGTCGAGACGATTGGGGCGCTTCAAGAATGTGAGGCAATTGCAGCGATCGAAGATGTGGACTTGCTCTTCATCGGGCCATCCGATTTGAGTCAAGCATTGGGAGTTACGGGAGACTTTCTGCATCCAAAATGCTTGGAAGCAGTTGAGAAAATTGCTGCTGCCTGTCAGAAAAACAACAAAGCTCTCGGGGCAGTGACGACCAATCCAGAGCATGCGGCAATGCTGCGAAGTCACGGATGTCAGATGCTTTCACCGACGAATGATGTGCGAACATTTCAGGCAGGCGTCAAAGCTGTTGCGGAGACCTTCCGAGACTTCTTCTAA